A genome region from Thermoanaerobacterium xylanolyticum LX-11 includes the following:
- a CDS encoding ATP-binding protein: protein MDKMIRSSKEPNYNWIFDLVDGLKGFTILKNFDGEVIYINKVLLRLLGFNHDDIGGNYDFFFKNFFLNEAKKVDENIYDITLNSRYGFTLRFKMVDNFLNSDDGRKLCIISTLNFVKSELDTMRDVNAYLDLLYNRFKLVDMVDTGILLMDKRRRIEYINKAACQLMCLDYKKAYRKDAEKVLKSLDEKINFDEIVSNKIAVYNLKDSGRFLSMEVADTYDDNFLCIIVKDVTEKLKFGEIIEKSEKFNLMGSLAVSLIHEIKNSITSIKGFLQLMQLKDKANASFFDTIISESDRIIDLVMSYLGVVRNSPDEGIDLNELIEKYMILIEAEAKHRQIEIIKKLRQVPMVKIDNNQLKQVLLNVFQNSFQAIGSGGKIWITTRFNSYTNRVIIKIADNGGGIDRETLKKVMVPLFTTKKDGTGLGLSISKNILNKYGGDLKIFSKKGTGTIVNIYLELKK from the coding sequence ATGGACAAAATGATAAGGTCATCGAAGGAGCCTAACTACAATTGGATATTTGACTTAGTCGATGGACTAAAAGGATTTACTATTTTAAAAAATTTTGACGGTGAAGTGATATATATAAACAAAGTTCTCTTAAGATTATTGGGATTTAATCACGATGATATAGGGGGAAATTACGATTTCTTTTTTAAAAACTTCTTTCTTAATGAAGCTAAGAAAGTGGATGAAAACATATATGATATTACTTTGAATTCCAGATATGGTTTTACATTGAGATTTAAGATGGTGGACAATTTTTTGAATTCTGACGATGGGAGAAAGCTTTGCATCATTTCCACCCTTAATTTTGTGAAAAGTGAATTAGATACTATGCGAGACGTAAATGCGTATTTGGATCTTCTGTACAATAGGTTTAAGCTTGTAGACATGGTGGATACGGGTATTTTGCTTATGGACAAGAGAAGGCGCATAGAGTATATAAATAAGGCTGCTTGCCAGCTTATGTGTTTAGACTACAAAAAGGCTTACCGGAAAGATGCAGAAAAAGTGCTGAAATCATTAGATGAAAAGATAAACTTTGATGAAATAGTAAGCAATAAGATCGCTGTTTACAATTTAAAAGACAGTGGACGTTTTTTGTCTATGGAGGTAGCAGATACTTACGACGATAACTTTTTATGCATCATCGTAAAAGACGTTACAGAAAAGCTGAAATTCGGAGAGATCATCGAAAAAAGTGAAAAATTTAACTTGATGGGAAGCTTGGCTGTGTCGTTGATTCACGAGATAAAAAATTCCATCACATCTATAAAAGGATTTTTACAGCTTATGCAGCTTAAAGACAAAGCGAATGCTTCTTTTTTTGACACCATCATAAGCGAATCAGATAGAATAATAGATTTGGTGATGAGCTATTTAGGCGTGGTAAGAAATAGCCCTGATGAAGGTATTGACCTAAACGAGCTTATTGAAAAGTACATGATCTTAATTGAAGCGGAAGCAAAACATAGGCAAATCGAGATAATAAAAAAATTGAGACAAGTTCCAATGGTGAAGATAGACAACAACCAACTAAAACAAGTGTTATTAAATGTTTTTCAGAATTCTTTTCAGGCTATCGGCTCTGGAGGCAAGATATGGATAACAACCAGATTTAATTCTTACACAAATAGGGTTATAATAAAGATAGCAGATAACGGCGGTGGAATAGACAGAGAAACCCTTAAAAAAGTTATGGTGCCTTTATTTACCACAAAGAAAGACGGTACAGGTTTGGGGCTATCTATTAGCAAAAACATTCTCAACAAGTACGGCGGTGACTTAAAGATATTCAGCAAAAAAGGTACTGGGACGATTGTGAATATATACTTGGAGCTTAAAAAATAA
- a CDS encoding formate--tetrahydrofolate ligase encodes MKTDIEIAQEAKMKHIADIGEKIGIDEDYLELYGNYKAKISQKLWEEIKDRKDGKLILVTSINPTPAGEGKSTVTVGLGQALNKLKKKVAIALREPSLGPCMGIKGGAAGGGYSQVVPMEDINLHFTGDMHAIGSAHNLLSAMIDNHIHQGNELNIDVRRITWKRAIDMNDRALREIVVGLGGKVNGYPRQDGFIITVASEIMAILCLATDFKDLKERLGKIIIGYDKDDNPVTAKDLKADGAMALLLKDAIKPNLVQTLENVPAFIHGGPFANIAHGCNSIIATRYGLKLADYLVTEAGFGADLGAEKFFDIKCRYGGLKPSAAVVVATIRALKMHGGLKKEELSKENIDALEKGIENLGKQIENVQKYGIPVVVAINKFTHDTDREIQFVKRYCNDLGVEVALAEVWEKGGEGGIELAEKVIDACEKESDFKPIYELDTSIEDKIRTIAREIYGADDVEFTKEAVKDLKNIEKLGLSHLPVCVAKTQYSLSDDPKLLGRPKGFNITVKSLNISAGAGFVVAMTGDILTMPGLPKSPAAEKMDIDEEGNIKGLF; translated from the coding sequence TTGAAAACAGACATTGAAATTGCGCAAGAAGCCAAAATGAAGCATATAGCCGATATAGGCGAGAAGATAGGAATAGATGAAGATTATCTGGAGCTTTACGGGAATTACAAGGCAAAAATCTCACAAAAGCTTTGGGAGGAGATAAAAGACAGAAAAGATGGGAAGCTCATTTTGGTTACGTCTATCAACCCTACACCTGCAGGCGAAGGAAAATCCACTGTAACAGTAGGCTTAGGACAAGCTTTAAATAAGCTTAAAAAGAAGGTTGCAATAGCCTTAAGAGAGCCGTCATTAGGTCCTTGTATGGGAATAAAGGGCGGTGCTGCTGGTGGTGGATATTCGCAAGTTGTGCCTATGGAAGATATAAATTTGCATTTTACAGGTGATATGCATGCAATAGGTTCTGCCCACAATCTGTTATCTGCAATGATAGACAATCACATACATCAAGGAAATGAACTAAATATCGACGTAAGGCGCATTACATGGAAGCGTGCCATCGATATGAATGACAGGGCCTTAAGAGAAATTGTCGTAGGGCTTGGAGGGAAAGTAAATGGATATCCAAGGCAGGATGGTTTCATAATAACTGTGGCATCTGAGATAATGGCAATCTTGTGCCTTGCCACAGATTTTAAAGATTTAAAAGAAAGATTAGGCAAGATCATAATAGGCTACGACAAGGATGACAATCCTGTCACGGCCAAAGATTTAAAAGCCGATGGCGCAATGGCACTTTTGCTTAAAGATGCTATTAAGCCTAATCTGGTACAGACTTTGGAAAATGTGCCTGCATTCATACATGGTGGTCCGTTTGCAAATATTGCCCATGGATGCAACAGCATAATAGCGACACGATATGGATTAAAGCTGGCAGATTACCTTGTGACAGAAGCCGGTTTTGGGGCTGACTTAGGTGCAGAAAAGTTTTTTGATATAAAATGCAGGTATGGAGGATTAAAGCCAAGCGCCGCTGTAGTTGTGGCGACCATAAGGGCTCTTAAGATGCACGGTGGCCTTAAAAAGGAAGAGTTATCAAAAGAAAACATTGATGCACTTGAAAAAGGCATAGAGAACCTTGGAAAGCAGATAGAAAATGTACAAAAGTATGGAATACCAGTAGTCGTTGCTATCAACAAGTTTACGCACGATACGGATAGGGAAATTCAGTTTGTGAAAAGATATTGCAATGATTTAGGTGTAGAGGTGGCTTTGGCAGAAGTTTGGGAAAAAGGCGGCGAAGGCGGCATTGAGCTGGCAGAAAAAGTAATTGATGCATGTGAAAAAGAGTCTGATTTTAAGCCAATATATGAACTGGACACATCTATTGAAGATAAGATAAGAACTATAGCAAGGGAGATTTACGGCGCGGATGATGTAGAGTTTACTAAAGAAGCTGTAAAAGACCTTAAAAACATAGAAAAATTGGGACTTAGCCATCTTCCTGTATGTGTTGCCAAGACTCAGTATTCACTGTCAGATGATCCAAAGCTTTTAGGAAGACCTAAGGGATTTAACATTACTGTAAAAAGTTTAAACATATCTGCTGGAGCCGGATTTGTCGTTGCAATGACAGGTGATATTTTGACGATGCCAGGGCTTCCTAAATCGCCTGCGGCAGAAAAGATGGATATAGATGAGGAGGGCAATATTAAGGGTTTATTTTGA
- a CDS encoding acyl-CoA carboxylase subunit beta — MSIDDKIEDLLRRREMVLEGGGLDKVEKQHQKGKLTARERIYKLLDEDSFVEIDAYVEHRCIDFGMEKQRIPGEGVVTGYGTIDGRLVYVYAQDFTVLGGSLGEYHAKKITKIMDMALKMGAPLIGLNDSGGARIQEGVDALSGYGNIFFRNTLASGVIPQISVIMGPSAGGAVYSPALTDFIFMVDKTSQMFITGPQVIKAVTGEDVSAEELGGSITHSTKSGVAHFRAENDEECLEMVRKLLSYLPSNNLEDPPQMVTDDDINRLSDRLVEIIPDSPNKPYDMKEVISEVVDEGVYFESQSMYAQNIITAFARLNGRTVGIIANQPKVLAGCLDINASDKASRFIRFCDAFNIPLLNIVDVPGFLPGTNQEYGGIIRHGAKMLYAYSEATVPKVTLIVRKAYGGAYLAMCSKDLGADFVLAWPTAEIAVMGPDGAANIVFKNEIKSSDDPVAKRNEKINEYRENFANPYRAAARGYVDDVVLPQETRPRLISAFDMLMSKRESRPSKKHGNFPV, encoded by the coding sequence ATGTCAATAGATGATAAGATTGAAGACCTTCTTAGAAGAAGAGAGATGGTTTTAGAAGGTGGTGGTTTGGACAAAGTAGAGAAACAACACCAAAAGGGAAAGCTTACTGCAAGAGAAAGGATATACAAGCTTTTAGATGAGGATAGCTTTGTGGAAATAGATGCGTATGTTGAGCACAGATGTATTGACTTTGGCATGGAAAAGCAAAGGATACCTGGCGAAGGCGTAGTGACAGGGTATGGGACGATAGATGGAAGGCTTGTTTACGTGTATGCACAGGATTTTACGGTCTTAGGAGGATCATTAGGTGAGTATCATGCTAAAAAAATCACAAAGATAATGGATATGGCTTTAAAGATGGGAGCGCCACTCATTGGATTAAATGATTCCGGAGGTGCCAGAATACAAGAGGGTGTCGACGCTTTATCAGGATATGGCAACATATTTTTCAGAAACACGTTGGCATCAGGTGTGATACCGCAAATATCGGTGATAATGGGACCCAGCGCAGGAGGTGCAGTTTATTCGCCTGCTCTTACTGACTTTATATTCATGGTAGACAAGACAAGCCAGATGTTTATAACTGGGCCGCAGGTCATAAAAGCTGTGACAGGGGAAGACGTCTCTGCAGAGGAGCTTGGCGGATCGATTACTCACAGCACAAAAAGCGGTGTGGCGCATTTTAGAGCTGAAAACGACGAAGAGTGTTTGGAGATGGTGAGAAAGCTTTTAAGTTATCTTCCATCAAACAATTTGGAAGATCCGCCGCAAATGGTAACCGATGATGATATAAACAGATTGTCCGATAGGCTTGTGGAGATAATACCAGATAGTCCTAATAAGCCTTATGATATGAAAGAGGTCATTTCCGAAGTTGTAGACGAAGGGGTGTATTTTGAGTCACAATCAATGTATGCGCAAAACATAATAACAGCATTTGCAAGGCTTAATGGAAGGACAGTAGGGATAATAGCAAATCAGCCTAAAGTTTTGGCTGGATGTCTTGACATCAATGCATCTGACAAGGCATCAAGGTTTATAAGGTTTTGCGATGCTTTTAACATCCCACTTCTCAATATAGTGGATGTTCCTGGATTTTTGCCTGGCACGAATCAAGAGTACGGTGGAATAATACGCCATGGCGCTAAGATGTTGTACGCTTACTCTGAGGCTACAGTGCCAAAAGTGACTCTTATTGTGCGGAAAGCTTATGGCGGTGCTTACCTTGCGATGTGCAGCAAAGACTTAGGGGCTGATTTTGTTTTGGCATGGCCTACTGCCGAGATAGCGGTCATGGGACCTGATGGAGCGGCAAATATTGTTTTTAAAAATGAGATAAAATCGTCTGATGATCCTGTCGCTAAAAGAAATGAGAAGATAAATGAGTACAGGGAGAATTTTGCAAATCCATACAGGGCTGCAGCCAGAGGATATGTAGATGATGTAGTTTTGCCTCAAGAGACGAGACCTCGCCTCATCTCAGCTTTTGATATGCTTATGAGCAAAAGGGAATCAAGGCCAAGCAAAAAGCATGGCAATTTTCCTGTTTAA
- a CDS encoding biotin/lipoyl-containing protein: MKKFIVTVNGKKYDVEVEEVKDIAGEKKSPEETATKNEVKTSAKSTPVEVKNEVKDGSAINAPMPGTILDVKVSQGQAVKKGDVLLILEAMKMENEITSPYDGTVISINVSKGASVNTGDVLLYVK; the protein is encoded by the coding sequence ATGAAAAAATTTATAGTGACTGTCAATGGTAAAAAGTATGATGTGGAAGTGGAAGAAGTAAAAGATATCGCAGGCGAGAAAAAATCGCCAGAAGAAACTGCTACTAAAAATGAGGTAAAGACAAGTGCAAAAAGTACGCCGGTGGAAGTCAAAAATGAAGTCAAAGACGGTTCTGCCATCAATGCACCAATGCCTGGTACTATACTGGATGTCAAAGTGAGCCAAGGGCAGGCAGTCAAAAAAGGCGATGTGCTTTTGATACTGGAAGCCATGAAGATGGAAAATGAAATCACATCACCTTACGACGGCACAGTAATATCCATAAATGTTTCAAAGGGAGCTTCTGTAAATACAGGAGATGTGCTTTTGTACGTAAAATGA
- a CDS encoding ECF transporter S component, which yields MTSKLSVRQITVAGMLSAISIVMATTPLGYIPLGIANATTMHIPTIIGSILEGPYVGTFIGLIFGVSSFIRQNTPLFADPVVAILPRLLIGIVAYYTYKLTKSSGVAAIAGTLTNTVGVLGLAVLKKYLTVQVALMVVLKNTIFEVVIAVILTTIIVRSVKRYVKQ from the coding sequence ATGACTTCAAAGCTCAGTGTGAGACAGATTACAGTTGCTGGTATGCTATCAGCCATATCTATTGTAATGGCAACAACCCCTTTAGGTTATATACCATTAGGCATTGCCAATGCTACGACGATGCACATACCAACTATAATAGGTTCTATATTAGAAGGACCTTATGTAGGAACTTTTATAGGTCTTATTTTTGGCGTATCCAGCTTTATAAGACAGAATACCCCGCTATTTGCAGACCCTGTGGTAGCGATACTGCCGAGGCTGCTTATAGGAATCGTAGCCTATTACACGTATAAGTTAACGAAAAGTTCTGGTGTTGCAGCGATTGCGGGAACTCTTACAAATACAGTTGGCGTGCTTGGATTAGCTGTTTTAAAGAAATATTTGACAGTGCAAGTCGCGCTTATGGTAGTGCTTAAAAATACAATATTTGAAGTTGTCATCGCAGTTATCCTGACAACAATCATAGTAAGATCCGTAAAAAGATATGTTAAGCAATAA
- a CDS encoding type III pantothenate kinase: MLLVFDVGNTNIVLGVYDGKKLLYSFRISTDKSKTSDEYGILIKQLIEYRNMHLSDINAVIISSVVPPIMHTLEAMTIKYFNVYPLVVGPGIKTGINIKYDNPKEVGADRIVNAVAAYELYGGPVIIIDFGTATTFCAVSKNCEYLGGAIAPGLIISADALFQRTAKLPKIELVKPEKVICKNTVESMQSGLIYGHAGMVDYIVAKMKKEFAENAYVVATGGLAKLIAQESKVINTVNDMLTLEGLRIIYERNIEKV; this comes from the coding sequence ATGCTGTTGGTCTTTGATGTTGGAAACACAAATATCGTCTTAGGCGTATACGATGGCAAGAAACTTTTGTATTCATTCAGGATCTCGACAGACAAGTCAAAGACGTCTGATGAATATGGAATATTGATAAAACAACTTATAGAGTACAGAAATATGCATCTAAGCGACATAAATGCTGTCATAATATCTTCTGTGGTGCCTCCGATAATGCACACACTGGAAGCCATGACTATAAAATACTTCAATGTGTATCCATTGGTGGTAGGCCCAGGAATAAAGACAGGTATAAACATAAAATACGACAATCCAAAAGAAGTGGGTGCAGACAGAATAGTAAATGCTGTGGCAGCTTATGAATTGTACGGTGGACCTGTCATAATAATAGATTTTGGCACAGCCACTACTTTTTGTGCCGTCTCTAAAAACTGCGAGTATTTAGGTGGTGCTATTGCACCAGGACTTATAATATCTGCCGATGCTCTTTTTCAGAGGACTGCAAAGCTTCCTAAGATAGAACTTGTAAAGCCTGAGAAGGTAATATGCAAAAATACCGTCGAAAGCATGCAGTCAGGATTGATTTATGGACATGCAGGAATGGTGGACTACATTGTCGCTAAGATGAAAAAGGAATTTGCGGAAAACGCCTATGTGGTAGCGACAGGTGGCCTTGCGAAGCTGATTGCACAAGAATCAAAAGTTATAAATACAGTAAATGACATGTTGACTTTGGAAGGGCTTAGGATAATATACGAGCGAAACATAGAAAAAGTGTGA
- a CDS encoding GerAB/ArcD/ProY family transporter, translated as MFKNILSFEATTEKKISPKQFIYLIVSVVLSTATIFLPSIVASKAEQDSWMSVIMATAFSIPVFCLYYGISAIFKDKTLFSFLEDIFGKIIGKIIASLYLLFFIHLAVIMLRELFEIMRSAFMPKTPPIVFSLALMIVASYAVTKGFVAIARMNEVVFPFGMGLLAFVIFFSIPYVKFENFLPILANGLLPPMKGALPLISWMLESVIILAIFPHISDSKKVLKSGVISLVFISFALMLGVLAIGIFGSKTTADFKFTALEMTRTIRLSNYFARLDSIIMAIWVEGIFMKITVFTYIIVKGFSDVLNCDDYRFAVLPIAAIMIPMSVFVSSNIDELYNFLKDKFFYETVIFEVILPLFIFFVAKIRRLDKKTNVQQKK; from the coding sequence ATGTTCAAGAATATATTGAGTTTTGAAGCAACAACAGAAAAAAAGATCTCACCAAAGCAATTCATATACTTGATAGTATCAGTTGTACTGTCTACAGCAACGATATTTTTGCCGTCTATTGTTGCATCAAAAGCTGAACAGGATTCTTGGATGTCTGTAATAATGGCGACAGCATTCAGCATCCCCGTATTTTGCTTATATTACGGCATATCCGCCATATTTAAAGACAAAACCCTATTTTCCTTTTTGGAAGATATTTTTGGAAAAATCATAGGCAAAATAATCGCATCCCTCTACCTTTTATTTTTCATCCACTTAGCTGTGATAATGCTTAGAGAGCTTTTTGAAATCATGAGAAGTGCTTTTATGCCTAAAACACCGCCGATAGTCTTTTCACTTGCATTGATGATTGTAGCATCATACGCTGTCACAAAAGGATTTGTAGCAATTGCCAGAATGAACGAAGTGGTATTTCCTTTTGGGATGGGACTTTTGGCATTCGTCATTTTTTTCTCAATACCTTATGTAAAATTTGAAAATTTCCTCCCCATCTTGGCAAACGGACTATTACCACCCATGAAAGGAGCTTTGCCACTTATATCGTGGATGCTGGAAAGCGTAATAATATTAGCCATATTCCCACACATATCCGACAGCAAAAAAGTCTTAAAAAGCGGCGTAATATCTCTTGTGTTTATCTCTTTTGCACTTATGCTGGGTGTACTTGCAATAGGAATATTCGGTTCTAAAACCACTGCAGATTTTAAATTCACTGCATTAGAAATGACCCGCACCATAAGGCTTAGCAATTACTTTGCAAGGCTTGATTCTATCATAATGGCTATCTGGGTAGAAGGCATTTTCATGAAAATAACGGTTTTTACCTATATAATAGTGAAGGGATTTTCAGATGTGTTGAACTGCGACGATTACAGATTCGCTGTGCTTCCAATTGCAGCCATAATGATCCCAATGTCTGTATTTGTATCGTCAAATATAGATGAATTGTACAATTTTTTGAAAGACAAATTTTTCTACGAAACAGTCATTTTTGAAGTCATATTGCCTTTGTTTATATTTTTTGTCGCAAAAATAAGAAGGCTGGACAAAAAAACAAATGTCCAGCAAAAAAAGTAA
- a CDS encoding spore germination protein, translating to MDRTYLVENYKEMGLYDDIDKNIDVLKTLLNKSSDVIFREFRIGEKRVKGFLVCVDGLVDKALINNNIMEPITLESRKLDGNYLSKKNVYESLLNYFITTADLKEVEKFGDVVESILSGDTPVFVDGVDKSIVISTRGWEQRSVSESTTEAVVRGPKEAFVETLRVNTSMLRRRIKNPNFVIESLKIGKYTKTDVAIAYIKDVAKDEVVEEVKKRLNKIDIDGIIDSGYLEEMIEDNPFSPFPQIEHSERPDKIAAELLEGRVAIISDGSPEVLVVPTIFVQFFQSSEDYYERYYISTLFRILRLAAMLMSLTLPSIYVAAVTYHQEMIPSPLAISIAAQREGVPFTTLMEAFLMEFFFEILREAGIRLPMQVGQAVSIVGALVIGQAAVQAGLVSAATVIVVALTGIASFSIPAFNIAITFRLLRFAMLIVGGTLGFFGIIMALMMILAHLASLESFGVPYLSPIAPSNTRELNDVFIRVPWWAKIFRPHKVAGRNVKRQNYTRG from the coding sequence ATGGACAGAACTTATTTGGTGGAAAATTATAAAGAAATGGGGTTGTACGATGATATTGATAAAAATATAGATGTGCTAAAGACGTTATTAAACAAAAGCAGCGATGTGATTTTTAGAGAATTCAGGATAGGAGAAAAAAGGGTAAAAGGCTTTTTGGTTTGTGTGGATGGGCTTGTGGATAAGGCGCTTATAAACAACAATATAATGGAGCCTATAACGTTGGAAAGCAGAAAATTGGATGGCAATTATTTAAGCAAAAAAAACGTCTACGAATCCCTTTTAAATTACTTCATAACAACGGCAGATCTAAAGGAAGTAGAAAAATTTGGTGATGTGGTAGAAAGCATTTTAAGCGGCGATACGCCTGTTTTTGTTGACGGTGTGGACAAATCTATTGTGATAAGTACGAGAGGTTGGGAGCAGAGAAGTGTATCTGAGTCTACTACTGAAGCCGTTGTGAGAGGACCAAAAGAGGCTTTTGTGGAAACACTTAGGGTTAATACTTCCATGCTTAGAAGAAGAATAAAAAACCCTAATTTTGTCATAGAATCATTAAAAATCGGCAAGTACACCAAGACAGATGTGGCGATAGCTTACATTAAAGATGTAGCGAAAGATGAAGTCGTTGAGGAAGTAAAAAAAAGGCTTAATAAAATCGACATAGACGGAATCATAGACAGCGGGTATTTGGAAGAAATGATAGAGGACAATCCATTTTCACCATTTCCTCAGATTGAGCATTCTGAGCGGCCAGACAAGATTGCTGCAGAGCTTTTGGAAGGGAGAGTCGCTATCATCTCAGATGGTTCTCCTGAGGTGCTGGTGGTGCCTACGATTTTTGTCCAATTTTTCCAGTCATCTGAGGACTATTACGAAAGGTACTATATATCGACTCTTTTTAGAATATTGAGGCTTGCGGCGATGCTTATGTCGTTGACTTTGCCATCTATCTACGTGGCGGCTGTTACGTATCATCAAGAAATGATACCGTCGCCACTGGCTATATCTATTGCAGCCCAAAGGGAAGGAGTTCCGTTTACGACTCTCATGGAAGCATTTTTGATGGAATTTTTCTTTGAGATATTGAGAGAAGCAGGGATAAGGCTTCCAATGCAGGTTGGTCAAGCTGTAAGCATCGTAGGTGCTTTGGTCATTGGACAAGCTGCAGTGCAGGCAGGTCTTGTATCTGCTGCGACGGTGATCGTCGTGGCACTGACAGGAATAGCCTCATTTTCAATACCTGCATTTAATATAGCCATAACATTTAGGCTTTTAAGGTTTGCCATGCTAATAGTTGGAGGTACATTAGGCTTTTTTGGTATAATAATGGCGCTTATGATGATACTGGCACATTTAGCATCATTGGAGTCCTTTGGAGTACCGTATCTGTCGCCAATTGCACCTTCCAACACCAGAGAACTAAATGACGTGTTTATAAGGGTACCATGGTGGGCTAAAATATTTAGACCACATAAGGTAGCAGGGAGAAATGTGAAGAGGCAGAATTACACAAGAGGTTGA
- a CDS encoding Ger(x)C family spore germination protein encodes MKRVLILFIILSLLLTGCWDKREINELAFVQGIGMDIDKDKMCNITVQILKPANLATSSGGGGGGAAAGKPYEVYSSRGVDFAKAFSNFNTELSRTLFLQHNEIIFIGENLARSGVYSMLDFITRNPEFRRTSYLVVVSGGTLDDLMKLSKNVEKYPYREILGMIQNQKNTSSAYVCDINHFVETLETEKVQPIVGRLEIVKKDGKPQHVRFVGAAAFKYDKMVGFLTEQETKGIMWMDNLIKNTSLVVDKGPKGDRTHISFTIIKANSTITPKVSGEDVSFDVKINFDSNMIEQNSRYNLTDLKMIKSLENLQQEKVKSEVLDALNAVQKKYKVDSAGLGQKLQEKYPKVWEKLKDRWDEIYPNVKVNVSVKATLKRSGLTSKPIEPR; translated from the coding sequence ATGAAAAGGGTTTTGATTTTGTTTATCATACTATCATTGCTTCTTACAGGCTGCTGGGACAAGAGGGAGATAAATGAGCTGGCGTTTGTTCAAGGTATAGGAATGGACATAGACAAAGATAAGATGTGCAATATCACTGTACAAATTTTAAAGCCGGCAAATTTAGCTACAAGTTCTGGCGGAGGCGGTGGTGGTGCTGCGGCAGGAAAGCCGTATGAAGTGTACAGCTCAAGAGGTGTCGACTTTGCCAAGGCATTTTCGAATTTCAATACAGAGCTTTCAAGGACGCTTTTCCTCCAGCACAATGAAATAATATTTATAGGTGAGAATCTTGCAAGGTCAGGTGTTTACAGCATGCTGGACTTTATCACGAGGAATCCTGAGTTTAGAAGGACATCTTATCTGGTGGTGGTATCCGGAGGAACCCTCGATGACCTTATGAAATTGTCAAAGAATGTTGAAAAGTACCCTTACCGTGAAATCCTCGGAATGATTCAAAACCAAAAGAACACATCTTCAGCGTATGTATGCGATATAAACCATTTTGTAGAGACTTTAGAGACAGAAAAGGTACAACCTATAGTAGGGAGATTGGAGATCGTAAAGAAAGATGGCAAGCCGCAACACGTAAGATTTGTAGGTGCTGCAGCTTTTAAGTATGATAAGATGGTTGGATTTCTGACAGAACAAGAGACAAAAGGCATAATGTGGATGGATAACTTGATAAAAAATACATCGCTTGTTGTTGATAAAGGACCAAAAGGAGACAGGACGCACATTTCATTTACTATAATAAAAGCCAATTCTACCATCACGCCTAAAGTAAGCGGTGAAGATGTCTCTTTTGATGTCAAAATCAATTTTGACTCAAACATGATAGAGCAGAATTCAAGGTACAACCTTACAGATCTTAAGATGATAAAAAGCCTTGAAAATCTGCAGCAAGAGAAGGTAAAAAGCGAAGTCTTGGATGCTTTAAATGCAGTTCAGAAAAAGTATAAGGTTGACTCTGCAGGATTAGGACAGAAGCTTCAAGAAAAATACCCTAAAGTGTGGGAAAAATTGAAGGATAGATGGGATGAGATTTATCCAAACGTAAAGGTGAATGTAAGCGTGAAGGCCACACTAAAGAGGTCTGGACTTACTTCAAAGCCAATTGAACCAAGGTAA